One part of the Equus asinus isolate D_3611 breed Donkey chromosome 6, EquAss-T2T_v2, whole genome shotgun sequence genome encodes these proteins:
- the RPIA gene encoding ribose-5-phosphate isomerase isoform X1, whose amino-acid sequence MQRPGPFSTLYGRVLAPLPGRAGGAASGGGGNGWGVPGSHVQLLGPAQFGTRGGAGNTNTSGRDAHSVCPAPSTMSKAEEAKKLAGRAAVENHVRNNQVLGIGSGSTIVHAVQRIAERVKQENLNLVCIPTSFQARQLILQYGLTLSDLDRHPEIDLAIDGADEVDADLNLIKGGGGCLTQEKIVAGYASRFIVIADFRKDSKNLGDQWHKGIPIEVIPMAYVPVSRAVTQKFGGTIELRMAINKAGPVVTDNGNFILDWKFDRVHKWSEVNTAIKMIPGVVDTGLFINMAERVYFGMQDGSVNMREKPFC is encoded by the exons ATGCAGCGCCCGGGGCCCTTCAGCACCCTCTACGGGCGGGTCCTGGCCCCGCTCCCcgggcgggccgggggcgcggccTCTGGCGGAGGCGGGAACGGTTGGGGCGTCCCGGGCTCCCACGTGCAGCTGCTGGGGCCCGCGCAGTTCGGGACCCGCGGCGGCGCTGGCAACACAAACACCAGTGGCCGGGACGCTCATAGCGTGTGCCCGGCCCCCTCCACGATGTCTAAGGCCGAGGAGGCCAAGAAGCTGGCGGGCCGCGCGGCCGTGGAGAACCACGTGAGG AATAACCAAGTACTGGGAATTGGAAGTGGTTCTACAATTGTCCATGCTGTGCAACGAATAG CTGAAAGAGTGAAACAAGAGAATCTGAACCTCGTCTGTATTCCCACGTCCTTCCAG GCCCGTCAGCTCATCCTGCAATACGGCTTAACTCTCAGTGACCTGGACCGACACCCAGAG ATCGACCTTGCCATTGATGGTGCTGATGAAGTGGATGCTGACCTCAATCTCATCAAGGGTGGTGG AGGCTGCCTGACCCAGGAGAAAAttgtggctggctatgccagtcGCTTCATTgtgattgctgatttcag GAAAGATTCAAAGAACCTTGGGGATCAATGGCACAAGGGAATCCCCATTGAGGTCATCCCAATGGCCTACGTCCCAGTGAGCCGAGCTGTGACCCAGAAGTTTGGGGGCACGATTGAACTTCGAATGGCCATCAACAAGGCA GGTCCCGTGGTGACAGATAATGGGAATTTTATCCTGGACTGGAAGTTTGACCGGGTACACAAATGGAGTGAAGTGAACACAGCTATCAAAATGATCCCAG GCGTGGTGGATACAGGCCTATTCATCAACATGGCTGAGAGAGTTTACTTTGGCATGCAGGACGGCTCAGTGAACATGAGGGAGAAGCCTTTCTGTTGA
- the RPIA gene encoding ribose-5-phosphate isomerase isoform X2, translated as MQRPGPFSTLYGRVLAPLPGRAGGAASGGGGNGWGVPGSHVQLLGPAQFGTRGGAGNTNTSGRDAHSVCPAPSTMSKAEEAKKLAGRAAVENHVRNNQVLGIGSGSTIVHAVQRIAERVKQENLNLVCIPTSFQARQLILQYGLTLSDLDRHPEIDLAIDGADEVDADLNLIKGGGKDSKNLGDQWHKGIPIEVIPMAYVPVSRAVTQKFGGTIELRMAINKAGPVVTDNGNFILDWKFDRVHKWSEVNTAIKMIPGVVDTGLFINMAERVYFGMQDGSVNMREKPFC; from the exons ATGCAGCGCCCGGGGCCCTTCAGCACCCTCTACGGGCGGGTCCTGGCCCCGCTCCCcgggcgggccgggggcgcggccTCTGGCGGAGGCGGGAACGGTTGGGGCGTCCCGGGCTCCCACGTGCAGCTGCTGGGGCCCGCGCAGTTCGGGACCCGCGGCGGCGCTGGCAACACAAACACCAGTGGCCGGGACGCTCATAGCGTGTGCCCGGCCCCCTCCACGATGTCTAAGGCCGAGGAGGCCAAGAAGCTGGCGGGCCGCGCGGCCGTGGAGAACCACGTGAGG AATAACCAAGTACTGGGAATTGGAAGTGGTTCTACAATTGTCCATGCTGTGCAACGAATAG CTGAAAGAGTGAAACAAGAGAATCTGAACCTCGTCTGTATTCCCACGTCCTTCCAG GCCCGTCAGCTCATCCTGCAATACGGCTTAACTCTCAGTGACCTGGACCGACACCCAGAG ATCGACCTTGCCATTGATGGTGCTGATGAAGTGGATGCTGACCTCAATCTCATCAAGGGTGGTGG GAAAGATTCAAAGAACCTTGGGGATCAATGGCACAAGGGAATCCCCATTGAGGTCATCCCAATGGCCTACGTCCCAGTGAGCCGAGCTGTGACCCAGAAGTTTGGGGGCACGATTGAACTTCGAATGGCCATCAACAAGGCA GGTCCCGTGGTGACAGATAATGGGAATTTTATCCTGGACTGGAAGTTTGACCGGGTACACAAATGGAGTGAAGTGAACACAGCTATCAAAATGATCCCAG GCGTGGTGGATACAGGCCTATTCATCAACATGGCTGAGAGAGTTTACTTTGGCATGCAGGACGGCTCAGTGAACATGAGGGAGAAGCCTTTCTGTTGA